A single region of the Candidatus Thermoplasmatota archaeon genome encodes:
- a CDS encoding ATP-binding cassette domain-containing protein, whose protein sequence is MYVIETKNLTKKYNDLNAVDNLNLKIQDGEIFGLLGPNGAGKTTTLLMLTTLKQPTSGTATVNNFDIIKQPDKVRKSIGIVFQDPSSDEILTGYENLKLHGWLYDMPNDLREQRIKEVLELVDLTSRKDDLVKKYSGGMRRRLELARGLMHHPKVLFLDEPTLGLDPQSRDVIWKYIEKLAKEKKMTIIITTHYMEEADKLCNRLAIIDCGKIVVMGTPKELKKSLGGDIVRLKAENLDENIFKNLKYVKKVSGCDGELCLTVEDANKHLQEILRIAGKVDSVEIRTPTLDDVFLHYTGRGIREGSPEGSWADKAMNMRSRK, encoded by the coding sequence ATGTATGTTATAGAAACAAAAAACTTGACAAAAAAATACAATGATCTAAATGCGGTAGATAATCTTAACCTTAAAATACAGGATGGTGAGATATTCGGGCTTCTTGGCCCAAACGGAGCTGGAAAAACTACCACTCTTCTTATGCTTACAACTTTGAAGCAGCCAACATCTGGAACTGCAACTGTCAATAATTTTGATATTATTAAACAACCAGATAAAGTTAGAAAATCAATAGGAATAGTTTTCCAAGATCCTAGTTCTGATGAAATATTAACCGGCTATGAGAATCTGAAGCTTCATGGTTGGCTTTATGATATGCCAAATGATCTAAGAGAACAGAGAATAAAAGAGGTTCTTGAGCTCGTTGATCTCACTAGTAGAAAAGATGATCTGGTTAAAAAATATTCTGGCGGTATGAGGAGAAGACTTGAGCTTGCCAGAGGACTCATGCATCATCCAAAGGTTTTATTTTTAGATGAGCCGACCCTTGGTCTTGATCCTCAATCACGGGATGTTATCTGGAAGTATATAGAAAAGCTCGCTAAAGAAAAAAAGATGACCATCATAATCACCACGCATTATATGGAGGAGGCTGATAAGCTTTGTAACAGGTTGGCAATAATTGATTGTGGTAAGATTGTTGTGATGGGTACTCCGAAAGAGTTGAAAAAAAGCTTAGGTGGTGATATTGTTAGATTAAAGGCTGAAAACCTTGATGAAAATATTTTTAAAAATTTGAAATACGTGAAGAAAGTAAGCGGATGTGATGGTGAGTTGTGTTTAACAGTTGAAGATGCAAACAAGCATCTGCAAGAGATTCTGAGGATTGCAGGGAAAGTGGATTCTGTTGAGATTCGTACGCCCACATTAGATGATGTGTTTTTGCATTATACTGGAAGAGGGATAAGAGAAGGTTCACCTGAAGGTAGTTGGGCTGATAAAGCTATGAATATGAGGTCTAGGAAATGA
- a CDS encoding winged helix-turn-helix transcriptional regulator, whose protein sequence is MNKEERCVLTSVIETEMEILKRHIHILKVLQENQPIGIIKISELTKYPQHMVRYSLRILEQDGIIEPSPHGAVTTDKAVKIEATLKKALKRISETADEMMKTLG, encoded by the coding sequence ATGAATAAAGAAGAAAGATGTGTATTAACAAGTGTAATTGAAACAGAAATGGAGATACTAAAAAGACATATTCATATACTGAAAGTGTTACAAGAAAACCAGCCGATTGGAATAATAAAAATATCAGAACTCACAAAATATCCCCAACACATGGTGAGATACTCTTTAAGAATACTTGAACAAGATGGGATTATAGAACCATCACCACACGGGGCAGTAACAACAGATAAAGCAGTAAAGATTGAGGCGACACTTAAAAAGGCGTTAAAAAGAATCAGCGAAACAGCAGATGAAATGATGAAAACACTTGGATAG
- a CDS encoding C25 family cysteine peptidase, producing the protein MKKLSRKILIFGITLLFIGTAIGTSIETKTNTLSSEPIKIQVLTNGYPVEIRYTINSFNKIPVKIDDKEYLRILINKESNILVKGEPDLPNICRSIIIPDTAQMKIKVKSYLYKDYENILVAPSKGNLPRTVNPDDLPYEFGEIYNTDCWYPRNIAELEQPYILRDFRGQVVKIYPFQYNPVKKTLRFYYDITVEVYQDGNNDINSIYRNNLPAKIQTDFKQIYERHFINFNKLGRYTPVEEQGNMLIVTYDNFWDNMVPFVEWKNMKGIPTEMVKVSEIGNANAIKQYIKDYYNSTGLTFVLLVGDAAQVPTLYAGGSASDPSYSYIVGNDHYPDLFVGRFSAENTQQVDTQVERTIEYERDPQIDAEWYKKGVGIASSQGPGDDNEMDYQHIRNIRTLLLKFTYTFVDELYDGSQGGGDAPGNPTPAMVATAVNDGRSIINYCGHGSPTSWGTSGFSNTDVNALTNDNMLPFITSVACNNGQFDSYTCFAEAWMRATHNGEPTGSIANFMSSKSQSWDPPMEAQDEFINLLVGIPDNKKTTFGALCFNGCMSMNDKYGSSGWAETDAWTVFGDPSVQVRTDTPADMSVLHDSEIKQETTTFEITVTDVEGALCAISRNYELLGYAYTDSTGYAMIEFDQPITGEEPLDLVVTAFNKINYMAQITVITNTPPNTPQRPTGPANGKTGVQYTYTTSTTDPDENQVFYKWYWGDGNFSDWIGPYNSSETATATHTWSEKGTYQIKVKARDTYGEESDWSEPLAVTMPLDHQSNENMILKILRIKQNIS; encoded by the coding sequence ATGAAAAAACTATCTAGAAAGATACTTATTTTTGGTATAACGCTGTTGTTTATAGGAACCGCTATTGGAACATCTATAGAAACCAAAACAAATACGTTATCATCAGAACCTATCAAGATACAGGTTCTAACAAACGGTTACCCTGTTGAAATCAGATACACAATAAACAGTTTCAATAAAATACCAGTGAAAATAGATGACAAAGAATATTTACGCATTCTCATAAATAAAGAATCCAACATACTTGTAAAAGGTGAACCAGATCTACCAAACATCTGCCGAAGCATAATAATACCTGATACAGCCCAGATGAAAATAAAGGTTAAATCCTATTTATATAAAGACTATGAAAACATTCTTGTCGCACCATCAAAAGGCAACCTGCCAAGAACAGTAAACCCAGATGATTTACCATACGAATTTGGTGAAATATACAATACAGATTGCTGGTACCCAAGAAATATAGCTGAACTAGAACAACCATACATCCTGAGGGATTTCCGTGGGCAGGTTGTAAAAATATATCCATTCCAATATAACCCTGTTAAGAAAACCCTACGCTTTTATTACGATATAACCGTGGAGGTTTATCAAGATGGAAACAACGACATCAACTCAATCTACCGTAACAACCTACCAGCTAAAATCCAAACTGACTTTAAACAAATATATGAACGTCATTTCATAAACTTCAACAAACTAGGTCGTTATACCCCTGTTGAAGAACAAGGAAACATGCTGATTGTAACTTATGATAACTTCTGGGACAACATGGTTCCTTTTGTAGAATGGAAAAACATGAAAGGCATTCCAACTGAAATGGTAAAAGTTTCAGAGATAGGAAATGCTAACGCCATAAAACAATATATAAAAGATTACTACAACTCAACGGGATTAACCTTTGTTTTACTAGTTGGAGATGCTGCACAAGTACCAACCCTATACGCTGGTGGTAGTGCTTCTGACCCGAGTTACTCGTACATAGTTGGTAACGATCATTACCCTGACCTCTTTGTTGGACGTTTCTCTGCAGAAAACACTCAACAAGTGGATACACAGGTAGAGAGAACTATAGAATATGAACGTGATCCCCAAATTGATGCAGAGTGGTACAAAAAAGGAGTAGGGATCGCCTCTTCTCAGGGACCTGGTGATGACAACGAAATGGACTATCAACATATACGTAATATTCGCACGTTACTCCTCAAATTCACATACACTTTTGTTGATGAACTCTACGATGGAAGCCAGGGTGGTGGAGATGCACCTGGTAACCCAACACCTGCCATGGTAGCTACTGCCGTAAACGACGGACGAAGCATCATCAACTACTGTGGGCATGGTTCACCAACATCCTGGGGTACAAGCGGGTTTAGTAACACAGATGTTAATGCTTTAACAAATGATAACATGCTCCCATTCATCACTTCTGTTGCTTGTAACAACGGACAGTTTGATTCTTACACTTGTTTTGCAGAAGCATGGATGCGAGCAACACATAATGGTGAACCAACTGGTTCGATCGCAAACTTTATGTCATCAAAAAGCCAGAGCTGGGATCCACCGATGGAAGCACAAGATGAATTCATCAACCTACTTGTTGGAATTCCGGATAACAAAAAAACAACATTTGGTGCATTATGCTTCAATGGTTGCATGTCCATGAATGATAAGTACGGTTCATCAGGATGGGCTGAAACAGATGCATGGACTGTCTTTGGTGACCCCTCAGTACAAGTACGTACAGATACACCAGCTGATATGAGTGTTTTACATGACTCAGAGATTAAACAAGAAACCACAACATTTGAAATAACTGTCACCGACGTAGAAGGCGCATTATGCGCAATTTCACGCAACTACGAGCTTTTAGGATATGCATACACTGATTCTACAGGATATGCGATGATAGAGTTTGATCAGCCTATAACTGGTGAGGAACCATTAGATCTGGTAGTAACAGCTTTCAACAAAATAAACTACATGGCACAGATAACAGTTATAACTAACACTCCACCAAATACACCACAGAGACCAACAGGACCAGCAAATGGAAAAACAGGAGTACAATACACATACACTACATCAACAACAGACCCAGATGAAAACCAGGTGTTCTACAAATGGTACTGGGGTGATGGAAACTTCAGCGACTGGATAGGACCATATAACTCAAGTGAAACCGCCACCGCAACCCATACATGGAGTGAAAAAGGAACATACCAAATCAAAGTAAAAGCAAGGGACACCTATGGTGAAGAAAGTGACTGGTCAGAGCCACTAGCGGTCACAATGCCACT
- the smc gene encoding chromosome segregation protein SMC translates to MLKNDGKGCDLYIKEIQIENFKSFGNKLTIPFFPGFTAITGPNGAGKSNIADAVLFVLGPKSSKVMRAGRLTDLIFNGGKKHKNPAKYCKVSLVFDNAERKLPVESDEVTLTRMIKRAPLKDNPDNYYSYFYINDRAASFSDFVNLLEHARISGDGYNIVKQGDVTNLIEMGSVDRRRIIDDIAGISAFDEDIKKAEKEQQEVDSNLERISIILGEISSQIRQLKNDRDSAYRYKELKDKLYETKAKIAVKKKQEIEAQIAEITQQIQSYDAEKTKLEEKSKELREEYAEAQRKLEEIEEKIGEVGGDEVKEIKTKIDLTRAEEIKIDERINYSNDEIKSLQNEEKELKNNLELIEKELEEYNQQKEESNKKLEEKQAELKQKETELNDLKENIAKSDDKSMDLTKELIKMREEYNEKQSIVHELKLRSDRINEKIGALDLQIAEMQENKSTYEFELKDIDWQISEIGKEHHEKTRKTKDIEKKIFDKKKREAEITEELGELENVIRSLQREQSKLQAEYDAIQSVQGKYNQAVNEILKARDNGLLNGIHGTIAELAKVDEKYAVAMEVAAGARMQSIVVDDDETAAKAIQFLQKENLGRATFLPLNKMVAGKPRGKALMVVKDPKSHGFAMDVVKFKNEYEGAFWYVFGDTIIVDSLNDAKRLMGGVRLVDLKGSLIEATGAMIGGSVPKTRLSFSGVDRAKLDEITHKLQTAIQNQEQLSKEFTDLKKEILELENSLGGFRTEIDVDTQAKNLEVRKKEFKGKLDVLLKDLEAKNMEKQELENEKNNIVSEIEKHEKRIKELDKIKEEKGSLLLKGTKKELAQQARALEKEVSTLQESSLSLRSELDALEKKIELLNDRKNEVSIKIESINNEVEKLKTSVKELKESKSKYHDELKALMNVEEQISGKIKGLANERDKLYKHKVSVENELDKINTRIESYIDLRSRAEYRLPTLEESIKEIEQELKLYNVEIKDKKLPNLEALKDAVNSIEASMKELEPVNMRALEEYEHQLERKNKLDEDVKHLKDQKKNLVKLVSEITAKKKDRFFEVFDVINKNFKEMYAQLSEGGEAELQLEDPENLFESGLTIKARPRGKKVLLLSALSGGEKSIASLAFIFAIQRYDPSPFYVLDEVDMFLDGVNAEIVSKMIKNQSEYSQFIMVSLRKVVLKEANHVYGVTMKETGVSEMIGNIDPEIVGPKGEINLFEGGQLRATV, encoded by the coding sequence ATGCTAAAAAATGATGGGAAGGGATGTGATCTGTACATTAAAGAAATTCAGATAGAAAATTTCAAATCATTTGGAAATAAACTCACGATACCATTTTTCCCGGGTTTCACAGCAATAACCGGTCCAAACGGTGCTGGGAAAAGCAACATAGCTGATGCAGTACTTTTTGTGTTAGGTCCTAAAAGCTCAAAAGTTATGAGAGCAGGTAGATTAACTGATTTGATTTTCAATGGTGGGAAAAAGCACAAAAACCCGGCAAAATATTGTAAGGTATCATTAGTTTTTGATAACGCAGAGAGGAAATTACCTGTTGAGTCAGATGAGGTAACACTTACAAGAATGATCAAGAGAGCTCCACTAAAAGACAACCCTGATAATTACTATAGTTATTTTTACATAAATGATCGTGCAGCTTCTTTCTCGGATTTCGTTAACCTACTAGAACATGCTCGTATATCAGGGGATGGCTACAATATTGTGAAACAAGGGGATGTGACCAACTTGATAGAGATGGGTTCTGTTGACAGGAGAAGAATAATAGATGATATAGCGGGAATTAGCGCCTTTGATGAGGATATTAAAAAAGCGGAAAAAGAACAACAGGAGGTGGACAGTAATTTAGAACGTATAAGCATCATACTAGGTGAGATATCAAGCCAGATAAGACAGTTAAAAAATGATAGAGATAGTGCCTATAGGTATAAGGAACTGAAGGATAAACTATATGAAACAAAAGCAAAAATAGCTGTAAAAAAGAAACAGGAGATAGAGGCACAGATAGCGGAGATAACCCAGCAGATACAATCATATGACGCTGAAAAAACCAAGTTAGAAGAAAAAAGCAAAGAATTAAGAGAAGAATATGCAGAAGCCCAGAGGAAACTAGAGGAAATAGAAGAAAAAATCGGAGAAGTTGGTGGAGACGAGGTAAAAGAAATTAAAACAAAAATAGACTTGACTAGGGCTGAGGAAATAAAAATAGATGAGAGGATTAATTACTCAAATGACGAGATTAAATCACTACAGAATGAGGAAAAAGAGCTCAAGAACAATTTAGAGTTAATAGAAAAAGAGTTGGAGGAGTATAATCAACAAAAAGAAGAGTCAAACAAAAAACTTGAGGAAAAACAAGCTGAGCTGAAACAAAAAGAAACAGAGCTTAATGATTTGAAGGAGAACATAGCGAAATCAGATGATAAATCAATGGATTTAACCAAGGAACTTATAAAGATGCGTGAAGAATATAATGAAAAACAAAGCATAGTTCATGAGCTTAAACTTAGGTCTGATAGGATTAATGAGAAAATTGGTGCATTGGATCTGCAGATAGCTGAGATGCAGGAAAACAAATCAACCTATGAGTTTGAGTTGAAGGATATTGATTGGCAGATAAGTGAAATTGGGAAAGAACATCATGAAAAAACTAGAAAAACGAAGGATATTGAGAAAAAGATTTTTGATAAAAAGAAGCGTGAGGCGGAGATCACAGAGGAGTTAGGTGAGTTAGAAAATGTTATACGGTCGCTTCAGCGTGAGCAATCGAAACTACAAGCGGAGTATGATGCTATACAATCTGTTCAGGGTAAATATAATCAGGCTGTTAACGAGATTTTAAAAGCAAGGGATAATGGTTTATTGAATGGTATTCATGGTACTATAGCTGAGTTGGCGAAGGTTGATGAAAAATATGCTGTAGCTATGGAGGTTGCAGCTGGGGCTAGGATGCAATCTATAGTGGTTGATGACGATGAGACAGCGGCAAAGGCTATACAGTTTTTACAAAAAGAGAACCTTGGTAGAGCAACTTTCTTGCCTTTGAATAAGATGGTTGCTGGTAAACCACGTGGTAAGGCGTTGATGGTTGTTAAGGATCCTAAATCTCATGGTTTCGCGATGGATGTTGTTAAATTCAAAAATGAGTATGAGGGTGCATTTTGGTATGTTTTTGGTGACACGATAATTGTTGATAGTCTGAATGATGCTAAGCGTCTGATGGGTGGTGTCCGTCTGGTGGATCTCAAGGGTTCTTTGATAGAGGCAACGGGTGCTATGATAGGTGGTAGTGTGCCGAAGACGAGGTTATCTTTTAGTGGTGTTGATAGAGCAAAACTAGATGAGATAACCCATAAACTACAAACAGCTATACAAAACCAGGAGCAGTTGTCCAAAGAGTTCACAGATCTGAAGAAAGAAATCTTGGAGTTGGAGAACAGCCTTGGTGGTTTTAGAACTGAGATTGATGTTGATACGCAGGCTAAAAACCTTGAGGTACGTAAAAAAGAGTTCAAAGGTAAACTGGATGTTTTGCTGAAAGACCTTGAAGCAAAAAACATGGAGAAGCAAGAACTGGAAAATGAGAAAAACAACATTGTTTCAGAAATTGAGAAACATGAAAAACGTATAAAAGAATTAGACAAGATAAAAGAGGAAAAGGGTAGCTTGTTGTTGAAGGGGACGAAGAAGGAGTTAGCCCAGCAGGCACGAGCTTTGGAGAAAGAGGTATCAACGCTGCAGGAATCTTCTTTAAGTTTACGTTCTGAGCTAGATGCTCTTGAGAAAAAAATAGAGTTGCTTAATGATAGAAAAAATGAGGTTTCCATAAAAATAGAATCAATTAATAACGAGGTGGAAAAACTAAAAACCTCTGTTAAAGAGTTGAAGGAATCTAAATCAAAGTATCATGATGAGCTAAAGGCTTTGATGAATGTAGAAGAGCAGATATCAGGTAAAATCAAAGGTTTAGCTAATGAGCGGGATAAACTTTACAAACATAAAGTATCGGTTGAGAACGAGCTTGATAAGATTAATACACGTATTGAATCCTATATTGATCTTAGGTCACGTGCTGAATATCGTTTGCCAACACTTGAGGAGTCAATAAAGGAGATAGAACAAGAACTTAAACTATATAATGTTGAAATCAAAGACAAAAAACTGCCGAACTTGGAGGCGTTAAAAGATGCTGTAAACAGTATAGAGGCTAGTATGAAAGAACTAGAACCAGTTAACATGCGGGCTTTGGAGGAGTATGAGCATCAGCTTGAGAGGAAAAATAAACTTGATGAGGATGTTAAACACTTAAAAGATCAGAAGAAAAACCTGGTGAAACTTGTATCTGAGATTACAGCAAAAAAGAAAGATAGGTTTTTTGAAGTATTTGATGTTATAAACAAAAACTTTAAGGAGATGTACGCGCAGCTATCAGAGGGTGGGGAGGCGGAGTTGCAGCTGGAAGACCCTGAGAACCTTTTTGAAAGTGGTTTGACGATAAAGGCGAGACCAAGGGGTAAAAAAGTCCTACTCTTATCTGCTTTGTCTGGTGGAGAAAAAAGTATTGCATCACTAGCTTTTATATTCGCTATACAAAGATATGACCCAAGCCCGTTCTATGTCCTTGATGAGGTTGATATGTTTTTGGATGGTGTTAACGCGGAGATTGTGTCAAAGATGATTAAAAACCAGTCAGAGTACTCGCAGTTCATAATGGTTTCACTGCGTAAAGTGGTTTTGAAAGAGGCAAACCATGTTTATGGTGTAACAATGAAAGAAACAGGTGTGTCTGAGATGATAGGGAACATAGACCCAGAGATAGTTGGACCAAAAGGTGAGATAAACCTGTTTGAAGGAGGACAGTTACGTGCAACAGTCTAA
- a CDS encoding ABC transporter permease: protein MSELKGIYALWYREFKVFQRERSRVVSSIVNPILWLLIIGGGLGSAVSFTGIFSGINYQTFIFPGILIQTALFSSVFFGVYIVWDKKIDFMKEVLVAPMRRTSIFVGKILGGSTDTLIQIFILLVIGFAFMNIGIMPGLQMNFLSVFSSMVILFITTVGLVSIGLIIGSQMESPEGFQLIGSFLIFPMFFLSGALFPLDRLPSWLSPFILVNPVTYAVDAARGMLLGKSQFSLTFDFMIVTLFAIIMILIGTYAFKKMKI, encoded by the coding sequence ATGAGCGAATTAAAAGGTATTTATGCGCTCTGGTACAGGGAATTCAAAGTATTCCAGAGAGAACGATCTAGAGTTGTTTCATCGATTGTTAACCCAATTTTGTGGCTTCTTATTATTGGTGGTGGACTTGGATCCGCAGTTTCTTTCACCGGTATTTTCAGTGGCATTAATTATCAAACTTTTATTTTCCCTGGCATTCTAATTCAAACTGCCTTATTTTCTTCGGTTTTCTTCGGAGTTTACATCGTCTGGGATAAAAAAATCGATTTCATGAAAGAAGTGCTCGTTGCACCGATGAGACGAACATCTATATTCGTTGGAAAAATCCTTGGTGGATCTACTGATACGCTAATCCAGATTTTCATCCTGCTAGTTATTGGTTTTGCATTTATGAACATCGGAATAATGCCTGGGCTTCAAATGAATTTTTTGTCTGTTTTTAGTTCTATGGTAATACTATTTATTACAACTGTTGGGCTAGTAAGTATCGGTTTAATTATCGGATCTCAAATGGAAAGCCCAGAAGGGTTTCAATTAATTGGGAGTTTCCTAATATTCCCAATGTTCTTTCTCTCTGGAGCATTGTTCCCTCTTGATAGACTACCCAGTTGGCTTTCCCCTTTTATCTTGGTGAATCCAGTAACCTATGCTGTTGATGCCGCCCGCGGAATGCTACTTGGAAAATCCCAGTTTTCTCTAACTTTTGATTTTATGATCGTAACTCTCTTTGCGATTATCATGATTCTAATAGGAACTTATGCCTTCAAAAAGATGAAAATTTAA